AACTACATAAACTATAGCAGATTTTAGTATAGGTAGCTGCTTAGCAAAGCCTAACTTATAGGTAAGAATAGATAAAAACAGTATAATCAGATAGAGAAATATAACCCCTCTGATTGCTATAGCCACTTCACTATCATTATTTAAATTTAATTCATCACCTAGTCCATTAAATAATAGTTTCGCAAAAAATGATAAATCATTCGGTACTTGAATCATATCCTCTGTTTGATTCATTGGTGTTCCTCCTAATTCTCCAACATCAAATCTCTTTTTAATGATACTAAATCTCTCTTCTTCCTGCTACCCTTATATTAGTGACATTTTTCAAATCCAATAAAATACTGTAAACTTAAATGCAAAACATCTTAGACGAGGTGAGATACATATGAAAAAAATTAACGTACCATTCCTACTATTAGCCCTTTTAGCCGTTTTTTGTTTTATGCTCGTAGGAGTAGCAATTGGTTATCGTTCTGTAATAGGGTCTATATTTTTTCTATTACTTGGTTTTAGTGTAATGGGATATGGTTTTACCATTAAGCGAAAACAAAGACTTTCACAACAATCATAGGTTATGGAAGCTTCAATAGATGTAAACGCCTTTCACGTTACATTAAACTGACCTATGAAACTCTACCACAAAAAGCAAAATGACTCTTTAAAACCCATGATAGAAAGCAATCATGGGTTTCGTTAATGTCTCCTCTATTTGCTAAGAAGGAATTTGATGAAGGCTGCTGCAACAGTAGCGCAAATCGGGTTAGCGCCATGTGTGCTATTTCTATTTACAGGTTCGTTTGAACTATTCTTTACGATTTCAACTCAATATGTTCATCAATAATTTCTTGATGTATGGCTGAATTACAGGTAATGATTGAGTTTTTATCAAGAAGTGTAATAGGTTCTCCGTCTGCTTGAGTTGTTATACCTCCTACCTCTTGAACCAAAATTACGCCTGCAGCTATATCCCAAGGAGAAAGTTGCATCGTGACATAAGCATCTACAATCCCTTCTGCAACAAAAGCGAACTCTAATGCTGCAGAACCATAGGATCTCGTCCCTCTTGCTTTTCTTATTAATGATTGCAATCCTTCTTTATGAACTAGCTTATTATCGATGGACCAGAAATGATTTAATCCAATAATTGATTGTTCTAACTTTCTGTCTTCAGGTAACAAAGGTAGCTTTGAATCGTTTTTATAAGCACCCTCCCCGCGCTTAGCATGATATAGACAGTCTTTCATCACATCATAAATCAGACCAATTTCTCCAACCCCATCCTGATAGATACCTACTGAAATAGCAAAATGTTGCTTCTGGTGAACAAAATTCATCGTTCCATCTATAGGATCTACAATCCATACAGTCCCTTGAACATGATCAATATCATCTCCAAAACCTTCTTCTCCTAATACTTGATGATCAGGATATTGGTCCCGTACTCGCTCAATAAAAAATCGCTCTGTCTCTTGATCTAATTCTGTAACCAGGTCATTAGGACTCGATTTCGTTTCAATTACAATCGGTTTGTCCATCTTAGCTCGGATACGTTCCCCCGCTTCAAGTACCCAGCTTTTAGCTTGTTGGTATATTTGCTGCTTTTCCTGATCATTCATACAATAGTGCTCCTTTTATTCAAGATTAACGTTTTGTTCTTTAGAAAAAGACATATCTGATGAAACCATCTTAACTTCTATAGAACTCTTATTAAGTAAACTTTTCCATATTAAATACAATAGTGTAAGTGTATCAGACATTAGAATTAAGTTCACTTCGACCTACTTATAGGTTTCGCATATGAAAGTATATTAAACATAGAAAAGAACGAGCATGATTGCTCGTTCTTGGACACTTATTGTTGTAATGTAATCCATTCTAAACGTAGTGCTTCTAATTTATCTTTCGTTATGTTCATTTTTTCTTGATCATCTTGTTCCATCGCCTCATGTAGATTCATTAGTTCATAATCAATTTCCATCTTCAGGACTGGCATGCGCTCCATTACCTTTCTTTCATTTAATGCATCCATGACACGCTTCATTTTGTCACTCCCTTTTAGAGCTTTGTAGTAATATATGTTAGAAGCAAATAACCTGACAAATGTTTTATTACTTTTATTTATCCAAATCCCTCTATATTCAAACCTATCCATGAAAATTGGGTATTCTCCTAGAAATGTGTTAAAATTTGATAGCTACCCAAAACAATAAAAAAACGTACGTCAAAATATAACGATAACCTGTAATTATTTTCGTACTGATCACAGAAAGGAGTTTTGATAATGAATCATTTCCCTGGCTTTACTCAAAAGGATTTTGATGTGTTTACCATTTCAGGACTCGAGGAACGAATGGAAGCCCTAAAGTCGAATGTATCACCAAAACTAGAATTTGCTGCTCAAGAATTAGCTCCATACCTTACATCTATTACTGGTGATGAAATGTTTGTACATGTGGCCAAGCACGCTCGTAGAACAACGAACCCTCCAAATGATACATGGGCTGCTTTAGCCAATAGTAAAAAAGGCTATAAGAAATTACCACATTTTCAGATAGGCTTATGGGAAAGTCATGTATTTATCTGGTTTGCAGTTATCTATGAAAGTCCGATAAAACAAGATTTTGCTAAAGTGCTTAAACAAAATCTTAAACAAGTTCGTGATTATATTCCAGCTGATTATGTTTGGTCCAAAGACCATACTAAACCTGAAGCTATTCCTAACAAGGATCTGTCAGATGAAGAATTCGAAGGACTTGTAGATCGTTTACAAAACGTCAAAAAAGCAGAATTGTTATGCGGAGTTCACATTGATCGTCACGATGTGGTTCTTCAAGATCACGATGCGTTTATTGAAAAATGTGAAGAGATATTTCATAAGCTGGAATACTTGTATCGTCTAACAAAAGAAATTGAGTAAACCAGATAATTAACTAATTTATAAAATCGATGTTTGATTAAAGTTTTGTAAATTTGTTAGGGTTAAATAGGCAAACAACGTACTAGAGGTATGATGTATGTTATAATATTTAAGTTCAACGAGAACGCCATTTGAATTGATAGAGGAGAGTATATCAAATGAACGTAAGACAAGATCTACGAAACATTGCAATTATCGCGCACGTTGACCACGGGAAAACAACTTTAGTCGACCAGATGCTACGCCACTCTGGAACATTCCGTGACAATGAAAACGTAGATGATCGCGCAATGGATTCCAACGACTTAGAAAAAGAACGTGGTATTACCATTTTAGCTAAAAATACAGCAATCAATTACAACGATACCCGAGTGAACATCTTAGATACACCTGGTCACGCGGACTTCGGCGGTGAAGTTGAACGTATTTTGAAAATGGTTGATGGCGTTATGTTAGTAGTAGACGCATATGAAGGCTGTATGCCTCAAACGCGTTTCGTGTTGAAAAAAGCACTAGAACAGAAACTAACTCCTGTTGTTTGTTTAAATAAAATCGATCGCCCAAATGCCCGCCCTGAAGAAGTGGTCGATGAAGTATTAGATTTATTTATTGAACTAGGTGCTGACGAAGACCAGTTAGAATTCCCTGTTGTTTATGCTTCCGCATTACAAGGAACTTCAGGCTATGAAGCTGATGAGCAAAATGAAACAATGGATCCAATTTTCAACACAATCCTTGATTCCATCCCAGCTCCAGTTGATAACACGGAAGACCCATTACAATTCCAAATTACGTTATTAGATTACAACGAATTCCTAGGCCGTATCGGTGTTGGACGTGTTTTCCGAGGTGGTATGAAAGTCGGCCAACAAGTTGCTCTTATGAAGAAAGATGGATCGGTTCAAAACTTCCGTATTACTAAATTATTTGGTTTTATCGGACTTAAACGAATTGAAATTGAAGAAGCAAAAGCTGGAGATATCGTAGCCATTTCAGGTATTGAAGGTATTAACGTAGGTGAAACAGTTGCAGATGTGAATAATCAAGAAGCTCTTGAGATTCCTCGAATTGATGAACCTACCCTACAAATGACGTTCCTAACAAACAACAGCCCATTTGCAGGTAAAGAGGGTGAATTCATTACAGCACGTAAGATTGAAGAACGTCTTCGTACGCAATTAGAGACAGACGTAAGCTTACGTGTAGAAGAAACAGAATCACCTGATAAATGGGTTGTAAGCGGACGTGGTGAACTTCACCTTTCCATCCTTATTGAAAACATGCGCCGTGAAGGTTATGAACTACAGCTTTCTAAGCCACAGGTTATCATTAAAGAAATTGATGGAGTAAAACATGAGCCGATGGAGCATGTACAAGTAGACGTTCCAGAAGATTACACTGGAACTGTCATGGAATCATTAGGCTATCGTAAAGGTGAAATGCTTGATATGATTAACCAAGGAAACGGACAAGTACGTATCGAATTCAAAGTACCTTCTCGTGGTTTGATTGGTTATTCTACTGAATTCATGTCCCAAACACGCGGTTACGGAATTATCAACCACACATTTAGTGGTTATGAACCTCTACTAGGTGGTACTGTTGGCGGACGTCGTCAAGGTGTTCTTGTTGCTCTTGAGAATGGTAAAGCTACCACATATGGCATCATGCAACTTGAAGACCGAGGCACTATTTTCGTAGAACCAACTACAGAAGTTTATGCTGGTATGATTGTTGGTGAACACAACCGTGATAATGACTTAACAGTAAATATCACGAAAGAAAAACACTTAACAAACGTTCGTTCTGCCAATAAGGACACAACCAATTCCATTAAAAGTACTCGTAAATTAACTCTAGAAGAAGCACTTCAATATCTAGATGATGATGAGTTTTGCGAAGTCACCCCTCAAAACGTTCGTTTACGTAAAAAGATTCTTAATAAAAACGAACGTGAGAAAGCAGATAAAGTAAAAAACGGTAAATAGTAAATAATAGATAACCTCATAAAAAATGCGCCTTTTAATAGGCGCATTTTTTTCTTATCATTAAACTTTTATTACCTCATTTGAATCAGTATTTCGAGCTTCTTTCACTATTTGATATAAGGAATAACCTGATTCTTTTTCGAACTGTGAGCCAAGTTTCTTCTCTTCACTTTTT
This genomic stretch from Pontibacillus yanchengensis harbors:
- a CDS encoding YktB family protein, coding for MNHFPGFTQKDFDVFTISGLEERMEALKSNVSPKLEFAAQELAPYLTSITGDEMFVHVAKHARRTTNPPNDTWAALANSKKGYKKLPHFQIGLWESHVFIWFAVIYESPIKQDFAKVLKQNLKQVRDYIPADYVWSKDHTKPEAIPNKDLSDEEFEGLVDRLQNVKKAELLCGVHIDRHDVVLQDHDAFIEKCEEIFHKLEYLYRLTKEIE
- the typA gene encoding translational GTPase TypA codes for the protein MNVRQDLRNIAIIAHVDHGKTTLVDQMLRHSGTFRDNENVDDRAMDSNDLEKERGITILAKNTAINYNDTRVNILDTPGHADFGGEVERILKMVDGVMLVVDAYEGCMPQTRFVLKKALEQKLTPVVCLNKIDRPNARPEEVVDEVLDLFIELGADEDQLEFPVVYASALQGTSGYEADEQNETMDPIFNTILDSIPAPVDNTEDPLQFQITLLDYNEFLGRIGVGRVFRGGMKVGQQVALMKKDGSVQNFRITKLFGFIGLKRIEIEEAKAGDIVAISGIEGINVGETVADVNNQEALEIPRIDEPTLQMTFLTNNSPFAGKEGEFITARKIEERLRTQLETDVSLRVEETESPDKWVVSGRGELHLSILIENMRREGYELQLSKPQVIIKEIDGVKHEPMEHVQVDVPEDYTGTVMESLGYRKGEMLDMINQGNGQVRIEFKVPSRGLIGYSTEFMSQTRGYGIINHTFSGYEPLLGGTVGGRRQGVLVALENGKATTYGIMQLEDRGTIFVEPTTEVYAGMIVGEHNRDNDLTVNITKEKHLTNVRSANKDTTNSIKSTRKLTLEEALQYLDDDEFCEVTPQNVRLRKKILNKNEREKADKVKNGK
- a CDS encoding DUF5325 family protein, with translation MKKINVPFLLLALLAVFCFMLVGVAIGYRSVIGSIFFLLLGFSVMGYGFTIKRKQRLSQQS
- a CDS encoding YlaH-like family protein, yielding MNQTEDMIQVPNDLSFFAKLLFNGLGDELNLNNDSEVAIAIRGVIFLYLIILFLSILTYKLGFAKQLPILKSAIVYVVLAVGCMILTFFGLSLPIAEGLLISSVVLGIYRFRLHRERKDRPQSE
- a CDS encoding inositol monophosphatase family protein, yielding MNDQEKQQIYQQAKSWVLEAGERIRAKMDKPIVIETKSSPNDLVTELDQETERFFIERVRDQYPDHQVLGEEGFGDDIDHVQGTVWIVDPIDGTMNFVHQKQHFAISVGIYQDGVGEIGLIYDVMKDCLYHAKRGEGAYKNDSKLPLLPEDRKLEQSIIGLNHFWSIDNKLVHKEGLQSLIRKARGTRSYGSAALEFAFVAEGIVDAYVTMQLSPWDIAAGVILVQEVGGITTQADGEPITLLDKNSIITCNSAIHQEIIDEHIELKS